A window of Streptomyces armeniacus contains these coding sequences:
- a CDS encoding nucleotidyltransferase domain-containing protein, whose product MTSDDGAAAAAYGPVAHGPPAYGPHALVRDHTVYACVMGSRAFGLATDGSDTDRRGVFAAPTPLFWRLDKPPTHVEGPAEEQFSWELERFCVLALRANPNILECLHSPLVEHADATGRALLELRGAFLSRHAHRTFVGYADGQRRKLEADVRRHGAPRGKHAMHLVRLLMSCRDLLRTGELRLDVSAHRERLLAVKHGELPWPEVESWMRRLRAEADDAAARTPLPPEPDTARVEDFLLAVRRASAAAEPPGGPPGGQPARR is encoded by the coding sequence GTGACCTCTGACGACGGCGCCGCGGCGGCTGCGTACGGGCCCGTCGCGCACGGGCCCCCGGCGTACGGGCCGCACGCACTCGTACGCGACCACACCGTCTACGCGTGCGTCATGGGCTCGCGCGCCTTCGGCCTCGCCACGGACGGCAGCGACACCGATCGCAGAGGGGTGTTCGCCGCGCCCACGCCGCTGTTCTGGCGCCTCGACAAGCCGCCGACGCATGTGGAGGGTCCCGCGGAGGAGCAGTTCTCCTGGGAACTGGAGCGCTTCTGCGTCCTCGCGCTGCGCGCCAACCCGAACATCCTGGAGTGCCTCCACTCCCCGCTCGTCGAGCACGCCGACGCGACCGGCCGCGCGCTGCTGGAGCTGCGGGGCGCGTTCCTGTCCCGGCACGCGCACCGCACGTTCGTCGGCTACGCGGACGGGCAGCGGCGGAAGCTGGAGGCGGACGTACGCCGGCACGGCGCGCCCCGCGGCAAGCACGCGATGCACCTGGTGCGGCTGCTGATGAGCTGCCGCGACCTGCTGCGTACGGGCGAGCTGCGGCTCGACGTCAGCGCGCACCGGGAACGGCTGCTCGCGGTCAAACACGGCGAACTGCCCTGGCCCGAGGTCGAGTCGTGGATGCGGCGCCTCCGCGCGGAGGCCGACGACGCGGCGGCCCGTACGCCGCTGCCGCCCGAGCCGGACACGGCGCGCGTCGAGGACTTCCTGCTCGCCGTGCGCCGCGCCTCGGCGGCGGCCGAGCCGCCCGGCGGACCACCCGGCGGACAGCCCGCGCGGCGCTAG
- a CDS encoding lysophospholipid acyltransferase family protein, which produces MRGDPRQREAAGRVSDDVPPPRGAAVGRRIGTGVMYGLWRPRVLGAWRVPGSGPVILAGNHAHLIDGPMLLGTAPRPVHFLVKKEAFTGPLDPFLRSIGQVKVDRSVPDRAAIGRALSVLERGGVLGIFPEGTRGNGDFGEVRAGLAYFAVRSGAPVVPVAVLGTAERRGRVVGALPPLRGRVDVVFGEPFAADDGSGRRTRKALDAATARIQERLTRHLADARRRTGR; this is translated from the coding sequence ATGCGTGGTGACCCTCGTCAAAGAGAAGCAGCTGGCCGAGTGAGCGACGACGTCCCACCACCCAGGGGCGCGGCGGTCGGACGCCGGATCGGGACCGGCGTGATGTACGGGCTGTGGCGCCCGCGCGTGCTCGGCGCCTGGCGGGTCCCGGGCAGCGGCCCGGTGATCCTGGCCGGCAACCACGCGCATCTGATCGACGGCCCGATGCTGCTCGGCACCGCGCCGCGGCCGGTGCACTTCCTGGTCAAGAAGGAGGCGTTCACCGGTCCGCTGGACCCGTTCCTGCGGTCCATCGGCCAGGTGAAGGTGGACCGGAGCGTTCCGGACCGGGCGGCGATCGGCAGGGCGCTGAGCGTGCTGGAGCGCGGCGGTGTCCTCGGGATCTTCCCGGAGGGCACCCGCGGCAACGGTGACTTCGGCGAGGTGCGTGCCGGGCTGGCGTACTTCGCCGTACGTTCCGGCGCGCCCGTCGTGCCGGTGGCGGTGCTGGGCACCGCGGAGCGGCGCGGCCGGGTCGTGGGGGCGCTGCCGCCGCTGCGGGGGCGGGTGGACGTCGTGTTCGGCGAACCGTTCGCCGCGGACGACGGCAGCGGGCGCCGTACCCGTAAGGCCCTGGACGCCGCGACCGCGCGCATCCAGGAGCGGCTGACACGGCACCTGGCGGACGCCAGGCGCCGCACCGGCCGCTGA
- a CDS encoding segregation/condensation protein A, whose amino-acid sequence MPTPDDHAPPPRSARRPLGRGPGSGAPGGRGATGLEPVPAGAEPEADAGSGAGPEPVPGAGPGPAYGPETGPGPEPEPEPEPEPDPEPEAEPELEPESVPEPGPEPGDGGPDPEPEPEAEPEADPGAGDGPEPGPGAGLGPAYGPEAGPGPEPVTEPGPEAEAAAGPDAEPEAGDAADGEAAAEEDAVDDGRFKVVLDNFEGPFDLLLQLISKHKLDVTEVALSRVTDEFMVHIRAMGPDWDLDQTTEFLVVAATLLDLKAARLLPAAEVEDEADLALLEARDLLFARLLQYRAYKEIADIFADRMTAEARRHPRTVGLEPHHAELLPEVALSIGPEGFAQLAVKAMQPKPKPQVYVEHIHAPLVSVREQAEVVVSRLRELGEASFQQLVADAPDGLTVVARFLALLELYRERVVALDQDEALGPLTVRWSGGDEEQPLVTDEFDQESPQPARRQEPEPEDEP is encoded by the coding sequence ATGCCGACACCTGACGACCACGCGCCACCGCCCCGCTCCGCGCGCCGCCCCCTGGGCCGCGGCCCGGGCTCTGGCGCGCCCGGCGGCAGGGGCGCGACGGGGCTGGAGCCCGTACCGGCGGGGGCCGAGCCGGAGGCGGATGCCGGGAGCGGGGCCGGTCCCGAACCCGTGCCGGGTGCCGGGCCGGGTCCTGCGTACGGTCCTGAGACAGGGCCCGGTCCCGAGCCGGAGCCGGAGCCTGAGCCCGAGCCGGACCCTGAGCCGGAGGCCGAGCCGGAACTCGAACCCGAGTCGGTCCCGGAGCCCGGACCGGAACCCGGGGACGGCGGGCCAGACCCCGAGCCGGAACCGGAGGCCGAGCCGGAGGCGGACCCCGGGGCTGGAGACGGTCCCGAACCCGGACCGGGTGCCGGGCTTGGTCCTGCCTACGGACCTGAGGCAGGGCCCGGTCCCGAGCCGGTCACGGAACCCGGACCGGAAGCCGAGGCGGCAGCCGGGCCGGACGCGGAGCCGGAGGCCGGGGACGCCGCCGACGGCGAGGCCGCCGCCGAGGAGGACGCCGTCGACGACGGCCGGTTCAAGGTCGTGCTCGACAACTTCGAGGGCCCGTTCGACCTTCTCCTGCAGCTCATCTCGAAGCACAAGCTCGATGTGACCGAGGTGGCGCTGTCGCGGGTCACGGACGAGTTCATGGTGCACATCCGGGCCATGGGGCCGGACTGGGACCTCGACCAGACGACCGAGTTCCTGGTGGTCGCGGCGACCCTGCTGGACCTCAAGGCGGCGCGGCTGCTGCCCGCCGCCGAGGTCGAGGACGAGGCGGACCTCGCGCTGCTGGAGGCCAGGGACCTGCTGTTCGCGCGGCTGCTCCAGTACCGCGCGTACAAGGAGATCGCGGACATCTTCGCCGACCGGATGACCGCCGAGGCCCGCCGCCACCCCCGTACGGTCGGCCTCGAACCGCACCACGCCGAGCTGCTGCCCGAGGTGGCGCTGAGCATCGGGCCGGAGGGGTTCGCGCAGCTCGCCGTGAAGGCGATGCAGCCCAAGCCGAAGCCGCAGGTGTACGTCGAGCACATCCACGCGCCGCTGGTCAGCGTGCGCGAGCAGGCCGAGGTGGTGGTGTCCCGGCTGCGGGAGCTGGGCGAGGCCAGCTTCCAGCAGCTCGTCGCCGACGCACCGGACGGGCTCACCGTCGTCGCGCGCTTCCTGGCGCTGCTGGAGCTGTACCGCGAGCGTGTGGTGGCGCTCGACCAGGACGAGGCGCTGGGGCCGCTCACCGTCCGCTGGAGCGGCGGTGATGAGGAACAGCCGCTGGTGACGGACGAGTTCGACCAGGAGTCGCCGCAGCCCGCCCGGCGGCAGGAACCAGAACCAGAGGATGAGCCGTGA
- the aroH gene encoding chorismate mutase, with protein sequence MAVRAVRGAVQLDRDESDHMGVRVSGLICAVLRRNRLTPTDLISVWFTATPDLHSDFPAAAARELGIVDVPLICAQEMEVEGAMPRVVRILAHVETDLARDEVQHVYLGAASALRKDIAQ encoded by the coding sequence GTGGCGGTGCGGGCGGTACGTGGCGCGGTGCAGCTGGACCGTGACGAGTCGGACCACATGGGCGTCCGCGTCTCCGGACTGATCTGCGCCGTGCTGCGGCGCAACCGGCTCACGCCCACCGACCTGATCAGCGTGTGGTTCACCGCCACCCCCGACCTGCACAGCGACTTCCCGGCGGCCGCGGCACGCGAGCTGGGCATCGTGGACGTACCGCTGATCTGCGCGCAGGAGATGGAAGTCGAGGGCGCGATGCCGCGGGTCGTGCGTATCCTCGCCCATGTCGAGACGGATCTCGCACGGGACGAGGTCCAGCACGTGTATCTCGGCGCCGCCTCCGCTCTCCGCAAGGACATCGCACAGTAA
- a CDS encoding pseudouridine synthase has protein sequence MRSSGSNTGKSGGNRNTQGGGKQGAARGGASRGSDGAKRSGSARLRPEERRHEKSGHPAARAGGASAPGTKPGAKGGPKAGPKSGPKSGPKTGAKAGQKPGPKTGPKAGAKPGGAKSGPKTGPKAGAGKAAAGGARTGTGAPKSVTKSGAPKARARRTSAPARPREYEAQIEERNRARHSKPAVKLPKTFGEEEGERLQKVLARAGMGSRRSCEDLIEQARVEVNGEIVREQGLRVDPAKDEIKVDGLTIATQSYLFFALNKPAGVVSAMEDPEGRQCLGDYVQNRETRLFHVGRLDTETEGIILLTNHGELSHRLTHPRYGVKKTYLAAIQGPIPRDLGKQLKDGIKLEDGYARADHFKVVENTGKNYLVEVSLHEGRRHIVRRMLSEAGFPVDKLVRTRFGPIPLGDQKSGWLRRLTNTEVGMLMNEVGL, from the coding sequence ATGCGAAGCAGCGGCAGTAACACCGGTAAATCCGGCGGTAACCGAAACACCCAGGGTGGAGGAAAGCAGGGGGCGGCACGCGGTGGCGCGTCCCGGGGGAGCGACGGCGCGAAGCGTTCCGGATCCGCACGGCTCCGGCCGGAGGAGCGGCGCCACGAGAAGAGCGGCCACCCCGCGGCCCGCGCCGGCGGCGCGAGCGCCCCGGGCACGAAGCCGGGCGCCAAGGGCGGCCCGAAGGCCGGGCCGAAGTCGGGTCCGAAGAGCGGCCCGAAGACCGGCGCCAAGGCAGGCCAGAAGCCGGGCCCGAAGACCGGCCCCAAGGCCGGGGCCAAGCCCGGCGGTGCGAAGTCCGGACCGAAGACCGGCCCCAAGGCCGGTGCAGGCAAGGCGGCCGCCGGCGGCGCCCGTACCGGCACCGGCGCCCCCAAGAGCGTCACCAAGAGCGGCGCCCCCAAGGCCCGCGCCCGCAGGACGTCGGCGCCCGCGCGCCCCCGCGAGTACGAGGCGCAGATCGAGGAGCGGAACAGGGCGCGGCACAGCAAGCCCGCCGTCAAGCTCCCGAAGACGTTCGGCGAGGAGGAGGGCGAGCGGCTGCAGAAGGTCCTCGCTCGCGCGGGCATGGGCTCGCGCCGCTCCTGCGAGGACCTGATCGAGCAGGCACGCGTCGAGGTCAACGGCGAGATCGTGCGCGAGCAGGGCCTGCGGGTCGACCCCGCGAAGGACGAGATCAAGGTCGACGGGCTGACCATCGCCACCCAGTCGTACCTGTTCTTCGCGCTGAACAAGCCCGCCGGCGTCGTCTCCGCCATGGAGGACCCGGAGGGCCGCCAGTGCCTCGGGGACTACGTGCAGAACCGGGAGACCCGGCTGTTCCACGTCGGGCGCCTCGACACCGAGACCGAGGGCATCATCCTGCTCACCAACCACGGTGAGCTGTCGCACCGCCTCACCCACCCCCGTTACGGCGTGAAGAAGACCTATCTCGCCGCGATCCAGGGCCCCATCCCGCGCGACCTCGGCAAGCAGCTGAAGGACGGGATCAAGCTGGAGGACGGGTACGCCCGCGCCGACCACTTCAAGGTCGTCGAGAACACCGGCAAGAACTACCTGGTCGAGGTCTCCCTGCACGAGGGCCGCCGGCACATCGTCCGCCGCATGCTGTCGGAGGCGGGCTTCCCGGTCGACAAGCTCGTACGGACGCGCTTCGGCCCGATCCCGCTGGGGGACCAGAAGTCGGGCTGGCTGCGCCGGCTGACCAATACCGAGGTCGGCATGCTGATGAACGAGGTCGGCCTCTGA
- the cmk gene encoding (d)CMP kinase: protein MQTAPAPVIVAIDGPSGTGKSSTSKAVAAELGLSYLDTGAQYRAITWWMLSNGIDVEDPAAVAAAAGKPMIVSGTDPALPTISVDGEDASGPIRTQEVTAAVSAVSAVAEVRARITGLQRSIAAEAAEGGPSAEGKGRGIVVEGRDIGSTVLPDADLKIFLTASPEARAARRSGELRGKEGADLAATQAALLKRDTADSSRKTSPLKKADDAVEVDTTELTLEQVVECVVTLVKEKQLAE from the coding sequence GTGCAAACCGCACCGGCTCCCGTCATCGTCGCCATCGACGGCCCCTCCGGCACGGGCAAGTCCAGCACCTCCAAGGCCGTGGCCGCCGAGCTGGGCCTGAGCTACCTCGACACGGGCGCGCAGTACCGCGCGATCACCTGGTGGATGCTGTCCAACGGCATCGACGTCGAGGACCCCGCCGCCGTCGCCGCCGCGGCCGGCAAACCCATGATCGTCTCCGGCACGGACCCGGCCCTGCCCACCATCTCGGTGGACGGCGAAGACGCCTCCGGGCCCATCCGTACGCAGGAGGTCACCGCCGCGGTCAGCGCCGTCAGCGCGGTGGCCGAGGTGCGCGCCCGCATCACCGGGCTGCAGAGGTCCATCGCGGCGGAGGCCGCGGAGGGCGGCCCGTCCGCGGAGGGCAAGGGCCGGGGGATCGTCGTCGAGGGCCGCGACATCGGCTCGACCGTCCTGCCCGACGCCGACCTCAAGATCTTCCTGACCGCCTCGCCCGAGGCGCGCGCCGCGCGCCGCAGCGGCGAGCTGCGCGGCAAGGAGGGCGCGGACCTGGCCGCCACCCAGGCGGCGCTGCTGAAGCGGGACACGGCGGATTCGAGCCGTAAGACGTCCCCGCTGAAGAAGGCGGACGACGCGGTCGAGGTGGACACCACCGAGCTGACGCTGGAACAGGTCGTCGAATGCGTGGTGACCCTCGTCAAAGAGAAGCAGCTGGCCGAGTGA
- the scpB gene encoding SMC-Scp complex subunit ScpB — MSEEPYETPSPEPETESEPDDETGTAPEGVAALDLKPALEAVLMVIDEPVTEEHLAKVLERPRRAVSDALRELTDEYAQQHRGFDLRLIAGGWRFYTRPEYAAAVESFVLDGQQARLTQAALETLAVVAYRQPVSRSRVSAVRGVNCDGVMRTLLQRGLVEEAGAEPETGAILYRTTNYFLERMGLRGLDELPELAPFLPEADAVEGDTQEGMPSFDVDDSADPQTTDH, encoded by the coding sequence GTGAGCGAAGAGCCGTACGAGACCCCGTCGCCGGAACCGGAAACGGAATCCGAGCCGGACGACGAGACCGGCACCGCCCCCGAGGGCGTCGCCGCGCTCGACCTCAAGCCCGCCCTCGAAGCCGTCCTCATGGTCATCGACGAGCCGGTCACCGAGGAGCATCTCGCCAAGGTGCTGGAGCGGCCGCGCCGCGCGGTGTCGGACGCGCTGCGCGAGCTGACCGACGAGTACGCGCAGCAGCACCGCGGCTTTGACCTGCGACTGATCGCCGGCGGCTGGCGCTTCTACACGCGCCCGGAGTACGCGGCCGCGGTGGAGAGCTTCGTACTGGACGGCCAGCAGGCCCGGCTCACGCAGGCCGCGCTGGAGACGCTGGCGGTCGTCGCGTACCGGCAGCCGGTGAGCCGTTCCCGGGTCTCGGCGGTGCGCGGAGTGAACTGCGACGGCGTCATGCGCACGCTCCTCCAGCGCGGTCTGGTGGAGGAGGCGGGCGCGGAACCCGAAACAGGTGCGATCCTGTACAGGACGACGAACTACTTCCTGGAACGGATGGGCCTGCGTGGCCTGGACGAGCTCCCCGAACTCGCGCCCTTCCTCCCCGAGGCGGACGCGGTGGAGGGGGATACGCAGGAGGGAATGCCGTCGTTCGACGTAGACGACAGCGCAGACCCCCAGACGACGGACCATTGA
- a CDS encoding prephenate dehydrogenase: MRTALVIGTGLIGTSAALALAARGVRVHLRDHDPERARTAAALGAGTDRDPEGRVDLALVAVPPARVAEAVLEAQRQDVARGYLDVGSVKGSLRGDLRAGGCDPASYLGTHPMAGSEKSGPLAATADLFEGRPWVLTPTTETDTEVLNLALELVALCRAVPVVMDADAHDRAVALVSHTPQLLSSMVAARLEKADETAVRLCGQGIRDVTRIAASDSAMWLDILAANPGPVADVLEELAADLEGTVQALRGLQSADEEKHGNSSLALANVLTRGREGSARVPGKHGQAPATYETVAVLISDRPGELARIFADAGAVGVNIEDVRIEHATGQQAGHVQLMVESGAAQSLATALRERGWALRTQ, translated from the coding sequence ATGCGTACCGCTCTCGTCATCGGCACCGGACTCATCGGCACCTCTGCCGCGCTCGCGCTCGCCGCCCGCGGCGTACGCGTCCACCTGCGCGACCACGACCCGGAGCGGGCCCGTACAGCCGCCGCGCTCGGCGCGGGCACCGACCGGGACCCGGAAGGGCGGGTCGACCTCGCGCTGGTGGCCGTGCCGCCCGCGCGGGTCGCCGAGGCCGTCCTGGAGGCGCAGCGGCAGGACGTGGCCCGCGGCTACCTCGACGTCGGCAGCGTCAAGGGCTCACTCCGCGGCGATCTGCGCGCGGGCGGCTGCGACCCGGCGTCGTACCTCGGTACGCACCCCATGGCCGGCAGTGAGAAGTCCGGGCCGCTCGCGGCGACCGCCGACCTGTTCGAGGGGCGGCCCTGGGTGCTCACGCCGACCACCGAGACGGACACCGAGGTGCTGAACCTCGCCCTGGAACTCGTGGCGCTCTGCCGCGCCGTCCCGGTGGTGATGGACGCGGACGCCCACGACCGCGCCGTCGCGCTCGTCTCGCACACCCCGCAGCTGCTGTCCAGCATGGTCGCGGCCCGGCTGGAGAAGGCCGACGAGACGGCCGTACGGCTGTGCGGCCAGGGCATCCGCGACGTCACGCGCATCGCCGCCTCCGACTCCGCGATGTGGCTGGACATCCTCGCCGCCAACCCCGGCCCGGTCGCCGACGTCCTCGAGGAGCTGGCGGCCGACCTGGAGGGCACCGTACAGGCGCTGCGCGGGCTGCAGTCCGCGGACGAGGAGAAGCACGGGAACAGCTCCCTCGCCCTCGCCAACGTGCTGACGCGCGGCCGGGAAGGCAGCGCGCGGGTCCCCGGCAAGCACGGCCAGGCACCGGCCACGTACGAGACGGTGGCCGTCCTGATCAGCGACCGCCCCGGCGAGCTGGCCCGCATCTTCGCGGACGCGGGCGCCGTCGGCGTCAACATCGAGGACGTCCGTATCGAGCACGCCACCGGCCAGCAGGCCGGGCACGTACAGCTGATGGTCGAGTCCGGCGCGGCCCAGTCGCTCGCCACGGCGCTGCGCGAGCGCGGGTGGGCACTGCGCACGCAGTGA
- a CDS encoding nucleotidyltransferase domain-containing protein — MDPALPDLAPVLAEQERDHPLVFATVSGAHLYGFPSRDSDVDLRGVHLLPAADLVGLREPEETRSRMWVREGVEMDLVTHDLRKFVRLMLRRNGYVLEQLLSPLVPHTTDTHAELVALAPGVLTRHHAHHYRGFARTQWRLYERNGGLKPLLYTYRVLLTGIHLMRSGEIVAQLPTLLGSVPEAPARLPALIEAKAAAEHGSADGLADTEAVRAEVAALHAVLDEAQQASRLPGEPSGYDALDELVVRARLRGV; from the coding sequence CTGGACCCCGCCCTGCCCGATCTGGCCCCCGTGCTGGCGGAGCAGGAGCGGGACCACCCGCTGGTCTTCGCGACCGTGTCCGGCGCGCACCTGTACGGGTTTCCGTCCCGCGACTCCGACGTCGATCTGCGCGGTGTCCATCTGCTGCCCGCCGCCGACCTCGTCGGCCTGCGGGAGCCGGAGGAGACCCGGTCGCGGATGTGGGTGCGGGAGGGCGTCGAGATGGATCTGGTGACGCACGACCTGCGGAAGTTCGTACGGCTGATGCTCCGGCGCAACGGATACGTGCTGGAGCAGCTCCTCTCCCCGCTGGTCCCGCACACCACGGACACGCACGCCGAGCTCGTCGCGCTGGCGCCCGGCGTGCTCACCCGGCACCACGCGCACCACTACCGCGGGTTCGCCCGTACGCAGTGGCGGCTGTACGAGCGGAACGGCGGCCTCAAGCCGCTGCTCTACACGTACCGGGTGCTGCTCACCGGCATCCACCTCATGCGCAGCGGCGAGATCGTCGCCCAGCTGCCGACGCTGCTCGGCAGCGTGCCGGAGGCGCCCGCGCGGCTGCCCGCGCTGATCGAGGCGAAGGCCGCCGCCGAGCACGGGTCGGCGGACGGCCTGGCGGACACCGAGGCCGTACGGGCGGAGGTGGCGGCGCTGCACGCGGTGCTGGACGAGGCGCAGCAGGCGTCGCGGCTGCCCGGGGAGCCGTCCGGGTACGACGCGCTCGACGAGCTGGTCGTACGGGCGCGGCTGCGGGGGGTCTAG